TCCGAGCGGGCCTCCAACGGTCGATGTCTCGTGGGAGCGGCGCCCTCGCCGCGAATCTTCCAACCAAACATTCGGCCCGGGGACGGGCCTCCCACGGGGTGCCCATACTTATGGCCCGTCCGCGATGATCGCGTCGGCCTCGATCTCGACCAGGATGTCCGGCTCGAACAAGGCGTTGACGCCGATCAGGCTGCTGGCCGGCGGGTGCTCGGCAAAGGCCTCGCAGTGGGCGCGGGCAACCGCTTCCCATTCCGTGATGTCGACAATGAACACGCGCGTGCGGATCACGTCCGCCAGGCTGCCGCCGACCGCCGCCAGCGCCGTTTGCAGGTTCTCGATCGCCTGGCGGGCCTGGGCGTAGGCGCCGCCCGGCACGATGTGGCCGTCGATGTCGCGTCCGGTACTGCCGGACACCGCCACGTGCGGGCCGCGGCGCACCGCCTGGCAAAAACCGAAGGCCTGCTCGCCAATGCTGCCGACGGCATAACGGCTCAGTTGCATGGCCTCACTCCGGCGGATTGGGCTCGGCCGGATGATAGCGCCGCCGACACAACCGGCCCAGATGGGTCAGCAGCTCGTAGCCGATGGTGCCGGCGGCCGCGGCCAGCGCATCGACGTCGTAGTCCGTGCCCAGCAGTTCCACCTCATCGCCGGGACGCGGCGTGCCGGGCGGCAAGGCACTGACGTCCAGCATCAGCAGGTCCATCGACAGGCGGCCGATCAGCGGCACCCGCCGGCCGCCCACCAGAGCCAGACTGCGGCTGCTGGCGGCGCGCGGGTAGCCGTCCGCATAGCCACAGGCGACCGTTGCGATGCGGCCCGGCGCCCGCATGCGGTAGCTGGCGCCGTAACCGACGCTGGTGTCCTCGCGCACCTCGCGCACCTGCAGCACCGGCGCGCGCAGGCGTACCACCGGGCGCAGCGGATTGGGCTGCTCCGGCTGCGGGTTCAGTCCATACAGGCCGGCACCCGGCCGCACCAGGTCGAAGTGCCAGTCCGAACCGAGCAGCACGCCGGACGAGTTGGCCAGACTCGCCCGCGGCCGGCCGAGCGCCTGCCAGGCGGCGGTGAAGCGCTCCAGTTGCTGGCGATTGAGCGGATGGCCTGGCTGTTCAGCGCAGGCCAGGTGCGACAGCAGCAGCGCGATCGCGCCCGGCTGTCGCCAGCGCGGGCCAAGTGCCGGCAAGTCGCCGGCATCGAGGCCCAGGCGCGTCATGCCACTGTCGATCTGCAGCGCCGCCGGCGTGCCGGCCGGAAAATCCGCCTCGAAGGCCGCCACCTGCGTGGGGTCGTTCAGTACCGGCAGCAGGCGGGCAGCGCGCAGGGCCGGCAATTCCGCCGGCAGGTAGCCGTTCAGGACGTAGATCAGCGCGTCCGGCAGCAGCACGCGCAGCGCCGCGCCCTCGCCCACACTGGCCACGAAAAATTCGCGGCAGCCGGCCTGCCACAGCGTGCGCGCCACCGCCGTCAGGCCCAGGCCATAGGCATCGGCCTTGACGCAGGCGGCGCAGGCGGCAGATCCGGCGCGCTGCGCGAACCAGCGGTAATTGGCAGCGATGGCCGTCACATCGACGTCGAGCGCGGCGGCTCGCAGGCATGGCTCGGCGGGCAGGCTGGAGTTCATGCGCACAGTGGCTCGAACGCTGGAGGTGCCGTCCCGCCCCCCCCGTCCGGGCAAGAACCGTGCGGACAGGCGGCGGAGCGGATCGGATCGGCCCGTGGGCCTTGCCCGGCCGCCTGTTTTCAGGGTCCGGCCGGGGCGAGTACGCGAACGAAATTATACGCACCCGGCTGCATCCGCCCGGGCACGCCGCGCCGGCCGAGCCGCGTCAAACCCCTTCTGCGCTGGCCTGAAAATTCAGCTCCGCGATCACGCCGTTCGGATCGACCGCGAACACTTGGTGCAGGTCCGCGGCACGCATCGACAGTTCGCGGTACGGGATGCCGAGGCTGTTCAGGCGCTCGCGCAGCGCCGGCAAGCCGCTGACCCGAAACGCAAGGTGATCGACGCCCGGGCCTTCCGGGCCGCGCTGCTCGTGCATGGGGTTGTCGAACACGTCGGCGCCGTAGTGCTCGCCGATCTCCATCAGGTGCACGATCGGCCGCCCGCCGGCATACAGCCAGTAGCCGGGCAGGGCCAGCGGCGGCCTGGGGCCGACCTCCAGACCCAGTGCCTCGACGTAGAAGCGGCGGGTTTCTTCCAGGCGCGAGGTGCGGATGGCGCAGTGGTCAAGGGATTCGAGTGCCATGGTGGATTTCTCCTCAAGTAATGACGCTGTCCAGCCGGATACACCGTATCACCGGCCCATGCCTGAATCACCCCGCAGACGCGCCCAGACTCAAGCGCACGACATCATCGCTCCAGCTGGTAAAGCAGATCCGCCGTCTGCGTGAGGCCGGACACCACCTCCAGCAGCCAGCGCTGGGTCAGCGTGTAGCGCAGGGTGACGGCATTGGTCTGCTCGGCCAGCGTCAGACCGTAGCCCACGAACAGGCGCGGCGTCAGATAGCGGCCCAGGGCCAGGTTGGCGCCGCCATTGCCGTCGCCGCCCAGCTGGGCCTCGTCGAAACCCAGCGTCTGACCCAGGCGCTTGACCAGCGTGCCGCCGCCGCGCATGCCGACCGAGGCGGCGGCCTGCATCAGCAGATCGCTCTCGCTGCTCTTGGCCTGCTGCATCGGGCGGCCCAGCACCAGATAGGACAGGATGTCCGACTGCGGCATGGCCGGGGTCGAGTACAGCTGCGTGGTCGGTGCCCTGGCGGTGCCGGTGATGCGCACGCCGGCGTTGACCGTGCCCACCTGGCGCGCGGCGGTGATGCGCAGCGCCGGGTTGTCCGGCGGACCGCCGGCGTAACGCAGCTCGCCTTGCGTCACCGGCAGGCGCTGGCCATAGAAGGTGTACTGGCCTTCGGCCACCTTCACTTGGCCATTCACCGCCGCGGTTCCGTCCTGCCGTTGCCGCAGGCGCACGGCGCCGCCCAGCCGACCCTGAAATCCATAGGCATCCACCCGCACGTCGTCACCCAGCACAACGCGCACGTCGGCCCGCGCCCCCAGCGGCGGCCTGTCGGCGGCCTCGCGCCCCTGCACCACCACATCCGGCGATGCCTGCACCGCCGCCGGCCGGTCCTGGGCGTGGATGCGCGCCTGTGGCACCTTGACTTCACCGCCCACCGTCAGCCGCCCATCGGCGAACGCGATGTCGATGTCCGGATCGACCTTTGCCTGCAGCTGCGCAGTGTCGAACACCTGCACCTGCTCGCCCTGCAGCGCCAGTTGCGCGCGCACACCGCCGGGCAAGCGGCTGCCCTCCCCCTGCAGACGCAAGGTGCCCTCGCCGGAACGCAGGCTGCCGGTCAGACGCAGCGTGTCGCCGGCGGCGGCAATCAGGCGCGCCTGCGCTTCATGCAGCTCGATGCCGAGTTCCGGCACGGCGGCGCGGCCGTCCAGCAGCTTGGCCTCGCCCGTCAGCCGCGGCGCGCCGAGCGTGCCTTCGACCTGCAAGCTGGCCTCGATGCGCCCGGCCAGCCCCGCCAGCTGAGGCAGCCACGCCTCGAACAGGCCGATGTCCGGCAGCTGCGCCGCCACTGTGCCGCGCAGCGGCGCCTGGGCAGCCGCCGGCAGCGGCGGCAGGCGCAAGGTGGCGGAGAGCAGGTCCACCTCGCCCGGGGACGCCGGCGCCAGCTGCACGGACACCTCCCCGCCGCTGGCTTCCAGCCGTCCGTCCACACGCGCGCCGCCGTGGGCGAAGCGACGCCGGCCGCCATCGGGCGTCGGCAGGCGCAGCTCGCCGGCCGGCACGCTGAGGTGCACTTCCCCCAGCAGCGGCCCGGCGTCACGGTGCAGGCGCAGCCGCCCGTCGATTTGTCCGTCCACGGCCACGTCGGCATCGGCCAGGGCGACCAGCGGCGCCAGCGGCAGGGCCTCGACCTGCGCGGCCAAGTCGACCACGCCGGCGGCGTGCCCGCCGTCCGCGCACAGCCGCGCTGCCCCGGCCTGCCAGCAGTGACGGCTGACCGACTGCTGCGTCCGGCGCAGCTCCAGTTCCAGTGGCCCGGCCAGCGTCCACGCCTGTGGCGGCAGGCCGTCCACCGTGCCATCGCTCATGCGCCCGCGCCAGCCGTCGTCCAGCAAGCCACCACGGCCATCCAGCGTGAGCCGTTGACCGTCATGCGCAAGGCTCAGGTGCACGGCGTGATCGGCCGCGCCGCCGTCGGCGGCAAGCTGCAGCGCCAGGCGCCGCTCGCCCAGCCGCACCCCGGCCGCGTCGATCTGCAGCGACAGGCGATCCCGCGGACGGTCGAGGTCCAACTGCGCGCGCAGCGTGTCGGCGGCCTGATCGCCGTAGGCCAGATCGGCGGCCTGCAGCTGCACGCTGGCCTGCGCCCAACCGGGCCCGCTGATGTTTAGCTGCGCGTCGAGCCGGCCGCGCGCGCCGGGCAGCAGCTCGCTGGCGGCCGGCACGTTCAGCGTACCGACCAGCGGCGGGCCGGCTCCCAGCACGGTGCCGGACGCGCGCAGGCTGGCTCGCCCCAGGCGCAGATCGACGTCGGACAAGCGCAGTGCCTGCGGCTGCCAGGCCAGCGCGCCCTGGCCGCCGAGCGGCTGGCCGCGCAAGCTGCCGCCGAGACTGGCGATTTGCAGCTCGAGCGCTGCAGCATCCCCGCCGGCGGTGATGTCGACATCCACCCGCCCCGGCCACTGCGGCCACAGCAGGCCGGGATCGAAGCCGCGGGCCCGGGCTGTGACGGCGTAATGCAGTTCCGGCACCCAGCGCAGTTCGCCCTGGCCTTCGAGACTGCCCCCAGCAGCTGCGCGGCAAAGCTTTCCAGCCGTACCTGCCCGGTGTCGCCGCGCGCCTGCGCCGTGAGCTCACCGGTCTGGCCCTGTGCCGCCAAGGCGGCCTGCAGCGTCAGTGCCCAGTCGTCGAGTCGGCCGCTGAACCGGGCGCTGCCGCTCGGTGAGGTCAGCTGCGGCGCCTGGGCACCCAGCGGCCATTGCAGGGCCTGCCAGTCGAGCTGTCCCTGAGCGATGGCCGCGTCCAGATCCAGCCGGCCGGCAAGGTCCATGCGCGCCGACCCGGCCTGCGCATCCGCAGTCACGTCCCACGCCACACCGTCACCCTGCGCCACCAGCCGGCCCTGCACCACGCCGGCCGGCGTCTGCTCCAAGCGGTAGCCGAGGGTGAGCGTGAGGTCGGCGCCGCGGCCGCGGGCACGGCCATCCAGGGCCAGCAGCCAGGGCGGCAGTCCGGCCCGCCAGGCTGCCAGCGGCCCGCGCTCCATCCACAGATGCGCCTGCCAGGGGCCGCCGGCCAGCGGCGTGTCCACACTGGCCACCAGCCGCGCGGCAGCCGGCGCGCGGCTGCGCAGCGCCAGCTGCACGCCATGCGCAAGGCTGCCACCGATGCTGCCGGCCAGTTGCAGCGGCGGACCGTCCGGCTGACGCAGCGTGCCCTGCACAAGCCCGTCCAGAGCGCCGGCACCCGCAAAATCCAGACGCAGCGCGGCGTCCACCGATCCGTGCTCCGCGCGCACCGATACCTGACCGAGCTGCAGGCGGCTGCCGTCCAGACTGCCGGCCAGACTCAGGCTTTCCAGCCGCAGCGGGGCGCCGTCGGCCGGCGTCAGCATCAGGCCCCGCACATCCAGCGCCTGCAGCGTGACGCGGGCCGGCACAGCCAGCGACGGCAGCTGCGGCGGCTCGGTCGCTGGCCCGCCGTCACCTTCCAGTACCACGCGCAGCTCATCGAGCGTGATGCGGCCAAGCGCCACATGGCGGCGCCACAGCCTGCCGTCGCCGGGCCGCCAGTCGATGGCCGCCGCCTGCGCCCGCACGCCGTCCAGACGCAGTTCGACCTGCTGCAGCTGCAGTCCCTGGCGCAGGTTGCCATGCACCGCGCCAATGCTGAGTCGATCCCCGGCCAGCGCCACGGCACCCCGCAGCAAGGCCCGCGCCGCGCCGTCGCTGCCGAGCGCGACATGGCCGGCCAGGCCGACCAGCAACACGGCCAGCAGCAAGCCACGCAGCAGCCCGGCCCGGCGCCTCACAGGTCCGGCCCCACGGTAATGTGCAGGCGCAGCGGCGAACCGGGTTCGGAAATGGCGCTGGCCAGGTCCAGGCGCACGGCGCCGACCGGCGAGCGCCAGCGAAAACCCACGCCGACGCTACGCTCCAGATTCAGCCGCGTGCCGTTGAAGGCGTTGCCGGCGTCGAAGAACAGCGCACCGCCGAAGTTGCCGGCGAACATCCACTCGTACTCCACACTGGCCACCAGCAGGTGCCGGCCGCCAACCACGTCACCGCCGCTGTCGCGCGGCCCGAGCTTCTCGTAGTCGTAGCCGCGCACGCTCTGGTCGCCGCCGGCGAAAAAACGCAGCGAGGCCGGCAGCTCGCCGAAGCCGTCGACCCAGGTGGAGCCCAGATCCAGCCGCCCCAGCAGGCGCTGATCGCGACCGATGCCCTGCACGTACTTGCCGGCCGCCCGCGCCTGCACGAAGGAAAGGTCCGACAGCAGGCCCGCCAGGGCGCCGCGCAGGCTCAGGTCCAGGCGCCAGCCGTGGCGCGGCCACAGCGGGTTGTCGCTGTGGCTGCCCTGCCAGCCGAGCGAGGGAATCAGCAGCGCGGTGGTGGCCTCGTCGCCACCGGTGTCGAAACGCTCGACCAGGTAATCCAGACCCACGCTGCGCCGCCCGATGCCCCAGCCGCGCGTCACCGCGGTCTGCAGGGTCAGGCTGTCGGAACGGGCGCTGGTGGTGTCCTCGCGGCGGGCGACGGCGCCGAAGCTCAGTTGCTCGGTGCGCGGATCGGCCAGCGGCATGCGGTAGTGGGTGCTCAGCTCGCTGTCGCGCGGCGACAGCAGCAGCGTGCTGTCCAGGCCATGGCCGCGCCGGTTCACGTAGCGGCGCTGTTGGCCGGCCCGCAGGCGCGGCCCGCTGTCGGTGGCAAAGCCGACGCCGGCGTTATAGGCACTGCGCGGGCGCGGCGTCAGGCTGACGACGACCGGCACGCTGTGCGCGGCGCGATCGCGGCTGCCCGGCTGCACTTCCACGCCGCTGAAGTAGCCGCTGTCGGCGAGCGCGCTCTGGTAGTCCAGCAGGCGTGCCATTCGGTATGGCTCCCCCGGCTGCGGGGCGCCGTAGCGGCGCAGCAACGACTCGCGCACGACCGTTTCCTGCAGCGACACCTCGCCGAAGCGATAGCGGGCACCGCTGTCGAGCGTCAGCGTCACCTGCGCCGTGTAGGCGTCCAGATCCACCTGCACCTGGTGCGTGGTGAACGCCGCGTCCAGATAGCCGTGCTCGTGCAGGGTTTCCAGCAGCGTCCGCTTGCCGTCCTCGTAACGGGCGTGACGCAGGCGGTTGCCGACCTGCAGCGGAAACGCCGGCAAGGCCGCCTGCAGCGCGGCATTGCTGCCGGCCGGGCCGGTGACGGTCAAATCCAGGGTGGTCACCCGCAGCGGCTCGCCACGCTCGACCCGGTAGTGCGCCTGCCAGCCGTCCTTGCCCTCGCGCAGGCTGGATTCGACCGTCGCCCGGTAATAGCCGCTGGCCTCCAGGGCAGTGCGAATCTGCTGCGGGGCGGCGGTGTGGGCGCGGCGAATGCGCGCCGGCGACACCCGTTCGCGCCGTGCCTCGGCGCCGATGTCCAGCGTGGCCAGCACGCTTTCGGTCAGTGTCGGCGGCAGGCCATCGAGCGCCACCTGCACGGTGGCGGCGTGCGCGCCCGGCAGCAGGAGAAAGAGCAATAGACACAGGGCCAGCCGGCCCACGGCACGCCTCATGAAGTGGATATGCCGCTCCGTTCAGGCGGCCCTGCCGTGGCGTCGACCGCCATCAGGGGCGGGCGCTCGGTCAAATCGGTATGCGGCAAGGCTGCCGCTGACGCACCCGGCCGGCTCGCGGCGGCGCGATTCAGCAGCGGGTTGTCTGTCAGCGCCTTGGGGCCGAGCTCCAGACCCGGCGCCTCGACATGGAAGCGGCGGGCTTCTTCCAGGCGCCAGGTTCGGATGGCGCCGTGGCCCAGGGAATCGGGTGTCATGGGGGATTTCTTCTCAAGCAAAGCCGCTGACCAGCCGAATACACCGTATCACCGGTCCAGGCCCGAATCACGATGCAGACAGCCTTGCCCGAAGCGGCGCTGGAAACCCTCGCAGCGGTGTTTCGCACCATGCCGCATTACCCCCTGCTGGCGGAATCGTCGTCCGCCGCGCTCTACGGCGACTACGAGGCTTGGGCACTGCATCTGCTGACCGGCAGCCCGCCGCCCGGCCTGACGCCGGCGCCGGCATCGCACCGGCAGTGGGGTCAGGCGCAGCTTTTCTTCCGTGAACATCGGGTCGCCGAGCAGGTGCGGGTGCGTCATCGCGAACGTGAATACAGCGCTCTGGCACAGGATCTGCTGGGTGCCTTGCGCGATGCCAGTGCCGCCTCGGGCGAGCTGGAGGGGACGCTCGAAGCCGGCCTGCAGCGTGTTCAGGCGCTGCTGGCCAGCAGCGACGTGGACCGGCTGCGGGCCGAATTTGCGTGCCTGGCGGGCCAGTTGCGCGAGGCGCTGGCCAGCCAGCGGGCCACGCTGGAGCACCAGATCGGCGACCTGCGCGAGCGCCTGCAGGCCGCCGAACAGGCCAGGGCCGAGTCGGAAGGCCGCGCGCGTGAACTGGGAAGCACGGTGGCCGACTTGCGTCAGGCGCTCGACGATGCCCGCCAGCGGATGCAGATCGACCCGCTGACCCGGCTCTACAATCGCGGCGCCTTCGACGCCGCCCTGCGCCGCTACGTCGAGCTCAGTCAGGCCAGTGGGCAGACGCTGGCGCTGGTGGTGTTGGACCTGGATCACTTCAAGGCGGTCAATGACCGTTATGGCCATCCGGCCGGGGACGCGGCGCTGACGGCGTTCGCGGACCTGCTCAGTCGCTCGTTCCTGCGCGCCGATGATTTCGTCGCCCGCTGCGGCGGGGAGGAGTTCGCGGTGCTGCTGTTCGTGGCCGACGCCGCGCAGGTGGTGCGCCTGGTCGAGGCGCTGTTCGAGCGGCTGCGCGGCCTGCGCCTGCCGATGCTGGGGGACGGCGTGCTCACCTGCTCGTGCGGCTACGCCCTGCTGGGGCCGGATGACGATGGCGAGGCGCTGGCACACCGCGCCGACCGGGCGCTGTATCAGGCCAAACGCGACGGGCGCGACCGGCTGCGGGCCGCGGAATGACCATCCGGCAACGGCTGGTTCCGGCGCGTGTTCAGGCCGGCCGCGAACAGTGGTGCAGCAGCACACTGCCGAGTCCGGCGCCAAACTCGGCGCAGGCGGTCTGCCCGGGAAGCAGGGCGTAGGCGCGCGTCAGGCCGCCGGTCAGGACGATCTCGCCGGCCCGCAAACCCTCGCCCCAGGTCGATAAATGCCGGGCCAGCCAGGCCACCGCGGCCAGCGGCGAGCCCAGCGTACTGGCGCCCAGGCCCTGATCCATGACAACCCCGTCGATGCTCAGCAGCACCCCGACCAGCCGCAGGTCGCCCACGTCAGAAAGCGCCCGTGGCGCGCCCAGCAGGTAACGCGCGGCCGAACTGTTATCGGCGATGTTGTCGACCGATTTGAACCGGTAGTCGCGGTAGCGGCTGTCGACGACCTCGATGGCCGGCAGCACGGCGGCGGTCGCGGCCGCCACCTGTTCCGGCGTGAGCTGCGCGCCGTGCAGATCCCGTCCGAGCAGGATGGCGATTTCCGGCTCCACGCGCGGCTGGATCAGCGCCCCTGCCGCCAGCCGCGGTTCGGGCAGGCGCATGTCCGCCAGCAGCACGCCGCTGTTGGGATGATCCACGCCCATCTGCTGGCGCATGGCGGCGCTGGTGAAACCGAGTTTGTAGCCGGCGCGCGGGCCGCCCTGCAGGCGCAGCAGCTCGGCCTGGATGGCGTAGGCATCGGCCTCGGTCAGGCCCGGGTAAGCGTCGCTGAGCGGCGCTGCAGCCTGGGTCCGGGTGGCAGCCTGCTGTAAACGGGCGGCGAGCGTGGCAACCGTGTCGCTGGCAAGCGTCATGACATTCCCCCGGGGTTCGGTTTGCTGGCAGGGAACAGGATAAACGCCACCCGCCGGCGCATCGCGAGCTTGGCAATTCGGGATCACGGACGCCTGACCGCGCCTGGTCGGCGCGGGGCGCGCAGGTGCCGCGGCGCTGGACACGCGCCGGCACTTGCGGCATACAGGGTGCGTCATGCGCCACCTGCAACGCTTCCTGCTGTGTCTGCTGTGCGCCGCGCTGCCCTTGCGGGGTGGCGCGCAGATGCTCGACGTTCCGGCGCCATGCCCGATGTCGCAGGCGATGGCGCCGGCCACCGATACCGCCAGCGTGGATGCCTGCTGTGAACATGGCGACCTGGCCGGCGGGACCGGCACCGCGTGCGAGACCGGGCAGGGCTGCCATTGCGGTGGGCCCGGCATGGCGGTGGTGGCCTTCGCTGCCGCCGTGCAGGGCCCGCGGCCCGCGCTGCAGCCGCTGTCCGCGCGCTTGCTGGTGGCTGCCTGCCATCCCTCCGCCGTCTGGCGACCCCCGACTCTGATCTGACTTCCTGACGACTTCGCGTGTCGCCGCTGCCCGTGCAGCGGCCATCGTGCGGTCGGTGGGCGCGCTTGAGGCGTGCGCACCGCTCGCCCGAATCGACCGGATTCGATTCGATTGGAGTTGGAGCATGTCGTTGCCTATTTCACCTGCCGGCCGGTTCGGCCGCGGGGCGGCGCTTGCGCTCATGGCCGGGTTCGCCGGCCTGGCGGGCGCCGAGCCTTTGTCATTCCTGCGCGCGCTGGACCTGGCCGTTGGCGAAACACCGGCGCTGCGCGCCGATGCGGCGCAGCTGGACGCCGCCCGCCACGCAGTGTTGCCGGCCGGGCAGTTGCCCGATCCGAAGCTTGCCCTGGGTCTGGACAACCTGCCGATAAATGGTCCTGACCGGTACCGGGTCAGCGACGATTTCATGACCATGCGCCGGGTCGGGTTGAGGCAGGAGTTCCCCAACCGGGCCAAGCGCCAGGCGCGCGTGGCGGTGGCCGAGGGCGAGGTGGCAGTTGCCGCAGCGCAGACCGCGATCACCCGCCAGCAGGTGCAGCAGGAAACGGCCCTGGCGTGGATCGCCCGTCATACGGTGGAGCAGCAACTCACGCGAATCGACGCCCTGCGCGCGGAAAACCGGCTGTTCGATGCCGCCGTGCGGGCACGCCTTTCCGGTGGCGGTGGCGCGGCGGCGGACAGCGTGGCGCCACGCCAGGAAGCGGCCGCGATCGACAACCTCCAGGATCGACTCGAGGCCCGCCGCGCGCAGGCCATCGCCCAGCTCGCGCGCTGGATTGGTGATGCGGCGCGTGAGTCCCTTGCGGGCACCGTGCCCGACTGGCCGATCGACCGGGACGCCCTGCTGCATCGCCTGCATGCGCATCCGGATGTGGCCTTGCTGGGCGCTCGTGAGA
This Immundisolibacter cernigliae DNA region includes the following protein-coding sequences:
- a CDS encoding RidA family protein — encoded protein: MQLSRYAVGSIGEQAFGFCQAVRRGPHVAVSGSTGRDIDGHIVPGGAYAQARQAIENLQTALAAVGGSLADVIRTRVFIVDITEWEAVARAHCEAFAEHPPASSLIGVNALFEPDILVEIEADAIIADGP
- the alr gene encoding alanine racemase codes for the protein MNSSLPAEPCLRAAALDVDVTAIAANYRWFAQRAGSAACAACVKADAYGLGLTAVARTLWQAGCREFFVASVGEGAALRVLLPDALIYVLNGYLPAELPALRAARLLPVLNDPTQVAAFEADFPAGTPAALQIDSGMTRLGLDAGDLPALGPRWRQPGAIALLLSHLACAEQPGHPLNRQQLERFTAAWQALGRPRASLANSSGVLLGSDWHFDLVRPGAGLYGLNPQPEQPNPLRPVVRLRAPVLQVREVREDTSVGYGASYRMRAPGRIATVACGYADGYPRAASSRSLALVGGRRVPLIGRLSMDLLMLDVSALPPGTPRPGDEVELLGTDYDVDALAAAAGTIGYELLTHLGRLCRRRYHPAEPNPPE
- a CDS encoding VOC family protein, producing MALESLDHCAIRTSRLEETRRFYVEALGLEVGPRPPLALPGYWLYAGGRPIVHLMEIGEHYGADVFDNPMHEQRGPEGPGVDHLAFRVSGLPALRERLNSLGIPYRELSMRAADLHQVFAVDPNGVIAELNFQASAEGV
- a CDS encoding translocation/assembly module TamB domain-containing protein; the protein is MSDGTVDGLPPQAWTLAGPLELELRRTQQSVSRHCWQAGAARLCADGGHAAGVVDLAAQVEALPLAPLVALADADVAVDGQIDGRLRLHRDAGPLLGEVHLSVPAGELRLPTPDGGRRRFAHGGARVDGRLEASGGEVSVQLAPASPGEVDLLSATLRLPPLPAAAQAPLRGTVAAQLPDIGLFEAWLPQLAGLAGRIEASLQVEGTLGAPRLTGEAKLLDGRAAVPELGIELHEAQARLIAAAGDTLRLTGSLRSGEGTLRLQGEGSRLPGGVRAQLALQGEQVQVFDTAQLQAKVDPDIDIAFADGRLTVGGEVKVPQARIHAQDRPAAVQASPDVVVQGREAADRPPLGARADVRVVLGDDVRVDAYGFQGRLGGAVRLRQRQDGTAAVNGQVKVAEGQYTFYGQRLPVTQGELRYAGGPPDNPALRITAARQVGTVNAGVRITGTARAPTTQLYSTPAMPQSDILSYLVLGRPMQQAKSSESDLLMQAAASVGMRGGGTLVKRLGQTLGFDEAQLGGDGNGGANLALGRYLTPRLFVGYGLTLAEQTNAVTLRYTLTQRWLLEVVSGLTQTADLLYQLER
- a CDS encoding autotransporter assembly complex protein TamA; its protein translation is MRRAVGRLALCLLLFLLLPGAHAATVQVALDGLPPTLTESVLATLDIGAEARRERVSPARIRRAHTAAPQQIRTALEASGYYRATVESSLREGKDGWQAHYRVERGEPLRVTTLDLTVTGPAGSNAALQAALPAFPLQVGNRLRHARYEDGKRTLLETLHEHGYLDAAFTTHQVQVDLDAYTAQVTLTLDSGARYRFGEVSLQETVVRESLLRRYGAPQPGEPYRMARLLDYQSALADSGYFSGVEVQPGSRDRAAHSVPVVVSLTPRPRSAYNAGVGFATDSGPRLRAGQQRRYVNRRGHGLDSTLLLSPRDSELSTHYRMPLADPRTEQLSFGAVARREDTTSARSDSLTLQTAVTRGWGIGRRSVGLDYLVERFDTGGDEATTALLIPSLGWQGSHSDNPLWPRHGWRLDLSLRGALAGLLSDLSFVQARAAGKYVQGIGRDQRLLGRLDLGSTWVDGFGELPASLRFFAGGDQSVRGYDYEKLGPRDSGGDVVGGRHLLVASVEYEWMFAGNFGGALFFDAGNAFNGTRLNLERSVGVGFRWRSPVGAVRLDLASAISEPGSPLRLHITVGPDL
- a CDS encoding sensor domain-containing diguanylate cyclase, with amino-acid sequence MQTALPEAALETLAAVFRTMPHYPLLAESSSAALYGDYEAWALHLLTGSPPPGLTPAPASHRQWGQAQLFFREHRVAEQVRVRHREREYSALAQDLLGALRDASAASGELEGTLEAGLQRVQALLASSDVDRLRAEFACLAGQLREALASQRATLEHQIGDLRERLQAAEQARAESEGRARELGSTVADLRQALDDARQRMQIDPLTRLYNRGAFDAALRRYVELSQASGQTLALVVLDLDHFKAVNDRYGHPAGDAALTAFADLLSRSFLRADDFVARCGGEEFAVLLFVADAAQVVRLVEALFERLRGLRLPMLGDGVLTCSCGYALLGPDDDGEALAHRADRALYQAKRDGRDRLRAAE
- a CDS encoding 2-keto-4-pentenoate hydratase encodes the protein MTLASDTVATLAARLQQAATRTQAAAPLSDAYPGLTEADAYAIQAELLRLQGGPRAGYKLGFTSAAMRQQMGVDHPNSGVLLADMRLPEPRLAAGALIQPRVEPEIAILLGRDLHGAQLTPEQVAAATAAVLPAIEVVDSRYRDYRFKSVDNIADNSSAARYLLGAPRALSDVGDLRLVGVLLSIDGVVMDQGLGASTLGSPLAAVAWLARHLSTWGEGLRAGEIVLTGGLTRAYALLPGQTACAEFGAGLGSVLLHHCSRPA
- a CDS encoding TolC family protein, translated to MAGFAGLAGAEPLSFLRALDLAVGETPALRADAAQLDAARHAVLPAGQLPDPKLALGLDNLPINGPDRYRVSDDFMTMRRVGLRQEFPNRAKRQARVAVAEGEVAVAAAQTAITRQQVQQETALAWIARHTVEQQLTRIDALRAENRLFDAAVRARLSGGGGAAADSVAPRQEAAAIDNLQDRLEARRAQAIAQLARWIGDAARESLAGTVPDWPIDRDALLHRLHAHPDVALLGARETVVQAAIAQAQAAKKSDWALALAYQQRGPQFSDMAMVEVSFDLPLFTARRQDPTIAARRAQRDALDAQREATLREHAAELDADLAEYRRLDKALARQNRVLLPLAAEKIALASAAWRGGRGSLADLVAARRERIAAELEVIALEGKRQQVAARLHYAYTDTVPGELP